A single region of the Bacillus cereus genome encodes:
- a CDS encoding penicillin-binding protein: MIFFLLLFLLLLARFFYIQVTGTVDNHDLKKLAEQKHSKKGVLEANRGTIYDQNGHVLAQDANSYKLVAELKGANAVKDKEDTAKKIAGVLGKDEDKILATLNKEGKSQVEFGTLGKDLTKEKKEQIEALKLPGISFITENARVYPNGDFASYVIGHAKPDENGISVGQFGLEKSLDKYLGASNGEVAYTGDRKGVSLDGGKVNVKAPKNGDNVYLTLDQRIQSYLEDAMKEASKHYEPENLIGIVADPKTGKILAMSSKPSYDPNDRQIKYFFNDAIANAFEPGSTMKIFTLAAAINEGVYNGQDFYQSGTYQVGNRKIKDHNGGAGWGSITFDEGVERSSNVAFAILGDQKLGAERFRKYIHSFGLDEKTNIDLSGEGSNTILFDQQIQQVTTAFGQGSTVTPIQLVQAATAIANDGKMMKPYTVDKIVDPITGKVQLEHKPEEVGKPVTKETAAQVRQLLERVVTSPKGTGTAYKIDGYSVGGKTGTAQIPDGKGGYMTGRENYIFSFLGMAPMDDPQLVVYVAVKQPKLKDDENGAKPLADIFKYVTKNSLEYLKIKPNEVKDPKKYVKEQQTVVPDVTGKTMDEAKKAIDKAKLRPIVLGEGKVQQQVPKATEQTLKGDRVFLVGDKPTMPNIQGWALRDVMNLAKTLKLNLKPSGTGYVTEQSVAEGTLLQPGTELGVTLVPPLEPQQEAEKP, translated from the coding sequence ATGATATTTTTCCTCCTGCTCTTTTTGCTGTTATTAGCCCGATTTTTTTACATACAAGTAACAGGAACAGTGGACAATCATGATTTAAAGAAACTTGCTGAGCAGAAACATAGTAAAAAGGGAGTTCTCGAAGCGAATCGAGGAACCATTTATGATCAAAATGGTCATGTCCTAGCGCAAGATGCAAATTCTTATAAACTTGTAGCCGAGTTAAAAGGAGCCAACGCCGTTAAGGATAAAGAGGATACTGCAAAGAAAATTGCAGGAGTACTCGGAAAAGATGAAGATAAAATTTTAGCTACTTTAAATAAAGAAGGCAAAAGTCAAGTGGAATTTGGAACATTGGGTAAGGACTTGACGAAAGAAAAGAAAGAACAAATAGAAGCATTGAAATTGCCGGGAATATCTTTTATTACCGAAAATGCGAGAGTTTATCCAAACGGTGATTTCGCATCTTACGTCATAGGTCATGCGAAACCTGATGAAAATGGAATCTCAGTCGGTCAATTTGGCTTAGAAAAGAGTTTGGATAAATATTTAGGTGCTTCTAATGGTGAGGTAGCTTATACAGGTGACCGTAAAGGAGTATCTCTTGACGGTGGGAAAGTGAATGTAAAGGCACCTAAAAATGGAGATAATGTGTATTTAACGCTTGATCAACGTATTCAAAGTTATTTAGAAGACGCAATGAAAGAAGCGAGTAAACATTATGAACCAGAAAATTTAATAGGGATTGTTGCGGATCCGAAGACAGGGAAAATATTAGCGATGTCTAGTAAACCTAGTTATGACCCTAATGATCGTCAAATTAAATATTTCTTCAACGACGCCATTGCAAATGCGTTTGAACCGGGATCAACAATGAAGATTTTCACATTAGCGGCGGCCATTAATGAAGGTGTATACAATGGGCAAGATTTTTATCAGTCTGGTACATATCAAGTTGGTAATCGCAAAATAAAAGATCATAACGGCGGCGCTGGATGGGGTTCTATTACTTTTGATGAAGGGGTAGAGCGATCTTCAAACGTAGCGTTCGCAATTTTAGGGGATCAAAAACTTGGTGCAGAGCGTTTTCGAAAATATATTCACAGTTTTGGATTAGATGAGAAAACAAACATTGATTTATCTGGTGAAGGGTCAAATACAATTTTATTTGATCAACAAATACAACAAGTAACAACGGCATTTGGACAAGGTTCTACAGTTACACCAATTCAACTTGTACAAGCTGCAACAGCGATTGCAAATGATGGTAAAATGATGAAACCTTATACAGTTGATAAAATTGTGGATCCAATAACAGGTAAAGTACAGTTAGAGCATAAACCAGAAGAAGTAGGAAAACCTGTTACCAAAGAGACAGCCGCGCAAGTAAGACAATTACTAGAACGTGTTGTTACATCACCGAAAGGAACAGGGACTGCATATAAAATTGATGGCTATTCAGTCGGTGGTAAAACAGGTACAGCACAAATTCCTGACGGGAAAGGTGGCTATATGACAGGAAGAGAGAATTATATATTCTCATTCTTAGGTATGGCACCGATGGACGATCCACAACTTGTTGTGTATGTGGCCGTTAAACAGCCGAAATTAAAAGATGATGAAAACGGGGCTAAACCTTTAGCTGATATCTTTAAATATGTAACGAAAAATAGTTTAGAGTATTTAAAGATTAAGCCAAATGAAGTAAAGGATCCGAAGAAATATGTGAAAGAGCAACAAACTGTCGTTCCTGATGTAACAGGAAAAACGATGGATGAAGCGAAAAAAGCAATTGATAAAGCAAAACTTCGTCCAATTGTATTAGGTGAAGGGAAAGTACAGCAGCAAGTGCCAAAAGCAACTGAACAAACATTAAAAGGTGATCGAGTCTTCTTAGTAGGAGATAAGCCTACAATGCCAAATATACAGGGATGGGCACTGCGTGATGTTATGAATTTAGCAAAAACATTAAAGCTTAACTTAAAACCTTCTGGTACAGGATATGTAACGGAACAAAGTGTGGCGGAAGGAACATTGTTGCAACCTGGTACAGAACTAGGTGTAACACTCGTACCACCACTTGAGCCACAGCAAGAAGCGGAAAAGCCATAA
- the ftsL gene encoding cell division protein FtsL has protein sequence MTNLAVKYKQQAQEEVTIQTPPQQMVKPKVKAKITRIEKLLYVTFIGFLLYACVAFIGNKAGLYQVNVEAATIEEQIVKKQKENQELQAEVEKLSRYERIAEVAKKHGLEINANNVKGLK, from the coding sequence ATGACTAATTTAGCTGTAAAGTATAAACAACAGGCGCAAGAAGAGGTAACAATTCAAACGCCGCCACAGCAGATGGTTAAGCCAAAAGTTAAAGCGAAAATTACAAGAATTGAAAAGCTATTGTATGTAACGTTTATTGGGTTTTTATTATATGCTTGTGTAGCTTTTATTGGGAATAAAGCGGGTCTTTATCAAGTGAATGTAGAAGCAGCGACAATAGAAGAACAAATTGTGAAAAAACAAAAGGAAAATCAAGAATTGCAGGCTGAAGTAGAGAAGTTAAGTCGTTATGAGCGTATCGCTGAAGTTGCAAAAAAACACGGGCTAGAAATTAATGCGAATAACGTGAAAGGCCTAAAGTAA
- the rsmH gene encoding 16S rRNA (cytosine(1402)-N(4))-methyltransferase RsmH yields MFKHVTVLLKETVDGLDIKPSGTYVDCTLGGGGHSSYLLSQLTDGGKLIAFDQDEIAIQNAKEKFSSYGEQFITVKSNFRYLSEKLHELGITEVDGILFDLGVSSPQLDTPERGFSYHHDAPLDMRMDQDAPLTAYDVVNSWSYEQLVRIFFQYGEEKFSKQIVRKIEAYRENKAIETTGELVELIKEGIPAPARRTGGHPAKRVFQAIRIAVNDELKVFEEALESAIDMVKPGGRVSVITFHSLEDRICKTTFKRNSTTPQLPPGLPIIPDEFKPKLKLITRKPILPSDIELEENNRARSAKLRIAEKR; encoded by the coding sequence ATGTTCAAACACGTAACAGTACTTTTGAAAGAAACAGTAGATGGCTTAGATATAAAGCCGAGTGGTACATATGTAGATTGTACACTGGGTGGAGGAGGACATAGTTCTTATTTATTATCCCAGCTAACAGATGGTGGAAAATTAATAGCATTTGATCAAGATGAAATAGCGATTCAAAATGCAAAGGAAAAATTTTCTTCTTATGGTGAACAATTTATAACAGTGAAGAGCAACTTCCGTTATTTATCTGAAAAACTACATGAATTAGGTATCACAGAAGTAGACGGGATTTTATTCGATTTAGGTGTTTCATCCCCACAATTAGATACACCAGAGCGTGGCTTTAGTTATCATCATGATGCACCGTTAGATATGCGGATGGATCAAGATGCCCCATTAACAGCATATGATGTTGTAAACAGCTGGTCATATGAACAACTCGTAAGAATTTTCTTCCAATACGGCGAAGAAAAATTTTCAAAGCAAATAGTAAGGAAAATTGAAGCGTATCGCGAGAATAAGGCTATTGAAACGACAGGAGAATTAGTAGAATTAATTAAAGAAGGTATTCCAGCTCCGGCACGTAGAACAGGTGGACATCCTGCGAAGCGAGTATTCCAGGCGATTCGTATTGCTGTAAATGATGAATTAAAAGTATTTGAAGAGGCATTGGAGTCTGCAATTGATATGGTCAAGCCTGGTGGAAGAGTTAGTGTTATAACGTTCCATTCCTTAGAAGATCGTATTTGTAAAACGACGTTTAAGCGAAATAGCACAACGCCACAATTACCACCGGGACTACCTATTATTCCGGATGAATTTAAACCGAAATTAAAGCTTATTACAAGAAAACCGATTTTACCTTCTGACATTGAATTAGAAGAAAATAATCGAGCGCGTTCTGCGAAGTTGAGAATCGCTGAAAAACGATAA
- the bshC gene encoding bacillithiol biosynthesis cysteine-adding enzyme BshC → MEIKEISVPLQGVVADYVNGKKEIESCFDYLLTEDAFKQRLHDLREREFFRQDLVTHLLEYNTQLQAGESTIQNIKALEDENTYVVIAGQQAGLLTGPLYTVHKVISILQLAKEKEESLGIRVVPVFWIAGEDHDMDEINHTFVTKNKKIKKTIFHDRHPKKASASESELSIEDCRKWIEEIFKTYPETNFTKDVLQFVEDALDKSHTYVDFFAHLITKMFVNSGLILVDSHHPALRKLEVPFLQQIISKYKEIQVGLHNQQEVIKELGFKPIIETKANAVHIFMEIDNERVLLEENQGKFIGKDGVHSFSYEELMEEMERSPERFSNNVVTRPLMQEYVFPTLAFIGGPGELAYWSELQQVFHTVGFQMPPVVPRLTITYMERDIATDLYDLDLQEIDPFLNKVDNLRDNWLSNQIEEPIDERFLEAKKEIMDIHTSLQLFVKKIDPGLNEFAGKNELKINEQIELLEKMLKRNVEKKHEVQLNKFRRVQFALRPLGAPQERVWNVCYYLNQFGLDFVDQVMEQSFLWDGKHHVIKL, encoded by the coding sequence ATGGAGATAAAAGAAATCTCTGTTCCACTACAAGGTGTTGTAGCGGACTATGTGAACGGTAAAAAAGAGATAGAGTCATGTTTTGACTATTTGTTAACAGAAGATGCTTTTAAACAGCGTTTACATGATTTACGTGAGAGAGAGTTTTTCCGTCAAGATTTAGTAACGCATTTATTAGAATATAATACACAATTGCAAGCGGGAGAATCTACAATTCAAAATATAAAAGCGCTTGAAGATGAAAATACATATGTAGTTATAGCTGGACAACAAGCTGGATTGTTAACTGGACCACTTTATACAGTGCATAAAGTCATTTCGATTTTACAGCTTGCAAAAGAAAAAGAAGAGAGCTTAGGGATTCGAGTTGTTCCGGTCTTTTGGATTGCTGGTGAAGATCATGATATGGATGAAATTAATCATACATTTGTAACGAAAAATAAAAAAATAAAAAAGACCATTTTTCATGATCGCCATCCGAAAAAAGCGAGTGCTTCTGAGTCAGAGCTTTCTATTGAAGACTGTAGAAAATGGATTGAAGAGATTTTTAAAACATATCCGGAAACGAACTTTACAAAGGATGTATTACAATTTGTTGAGGATGCTTTAGATAAATCGCATACATATGTAGATTTCTTTGCGCACCTTATTACAAAAATGTTCGTAAATTCTGGTTTAATTCTTGTAGATTCCCATCACCCTGCATTAAGAAAATTAGAAGTACCGTTTTTACAACAAATAATAAGTAAATATAAAGAAATTCAAGTAGGCCTTCATAATCAACAGGAAGTAATTAAGGAATTAGGATTTAAACCGATTATTGAAACGAAGGCAAATGCAGTACATATATTTATGGAAATTGATAATGAGCGAGTATTACTTGAAGAGAATCAGGGGAAGTTTATTGGGAAAGATGGAGTGCATTCATTTTCGTATGAAGAATTGATGGAAGAGATGGAAAGAAGTCCAGAACGTTTTAGTAATAATGTTGTAACGCGTCCTCTTATGCAAGAGTATGTGTTTCCTACGTTAGCGTTTATTGGTGGTCCGGGGGAGTTGGCTTATTGGAGTGAATTGCAACAAGTGTTTCATACTGTCGGTTTCCAAATGCCACCTGTCGTTCCTCGGCTTACGATTACTTATATGGAGCGAGATATAGCGACAGATTTATACGATTTAGATTTGCAAGAAATTGATCCATTTCTAAATAAAGTAGATAATTTGCGTGACAATTGGCTTTCTAATCAAATAGAGGAACCGATAGACGAACGATTTCTAGAAGCGAAAAAAGAAATAATGGATATTCATACATCATTACAACTATTCGTGAAAAAAATAGATCCAGGATTAAATGAGTTTGCAGGGAAAAATGAACTGAAAATTAATGAACAAATTGAACTGTTAGAAAAAATGTTGAAAAGAAATGTTGAGAAGAAGCATGAGGTTCAACTAAATAAATTCCGACGGGTGCAATTTGCGCTTCGTCCATTAGGAGCACCACAAGAACGTGTGTGGAATGTTTGTTATTATTTAAATCAATTCGGTCTTGATTTTGTGGACCAGGTAATGGAACAATCATTTTTGTGGGACGGAAAACATCATGTAATAAAACTATAG
- the panE gene encoding 2-dehydropantoate 2-reductase: protein MRMKIGIVGPGAIGLLYTFYLQKNNQDVTLFTRTAKQAEELNVTGVTCIRNGESETVFPTVLPIESMRDEKLDYTFIAVKQYHITDILPFVQAESSLIFLQNGMSHLHIMQKLGNERIAVGIVEHGAKKEGKHTVYHTGIGVTKFGVVRGQSNGFEKVLNHFYSHYFPIQVEDDWNGIMCNKLVVNVCINPLTALLRVENGELISNPFFYQMMEQVFQEVAFLIKEEDKRMVWKMVCQVCEKTARNTSSMLADVRENRQTEINAIVGYVLEEAKGRHQSVPTLQFLYDAIKGMEL, encoded by the coding sequence GTGAGGATGAAAATTGGAATTGTTGGACCAGGGGCTATTGGTCTCCTATATACATTTTATTTACAAAAAAACAATCAAGATGTTACGTTGTTTACAAGGACGGCTAAGCAGGCTGAGGAATTGAATGTAACAGGTGTAACTTGTATTAGAAATGGGGAAAGTGAAACGGTATTTCCAACTGTGTTACCGATAGAAAGTATGCGAGATGAGAAGTTGGATTATACATTTATTGCTGTAAAGCAGTATCATATAACTGACATATTACCTTTTGTGCAGGCTGAATCGTCATTAATCTTTTTGCAAAATGGAATGTCTCACCTTCACATTATGCAAAAATTAGGGAATGAACGTATAGCGGTTGGGATCGTGGAGCATGGTGCGAAAAAAGAAGGGAAACATACAGTTTATCATACTGGAATAGGTGTTACAAAGTTTGGTGTAGTGCGTGGTCAATCTAATGGTTTTGAAAAGGTGTTGAATCATTTTTATTCTCATTATTTTCCAATTCAAGTAGAAGATGATTGGAATGGGATTATGTGTAATAAATTAGTGGTGAATGTATGTATTAATCCACTGACCGCATTATTACGGGTTGAGAACGGAGAGTTAATTTCAAATCCGTTTTTTTATCAAATGATGGAGCAAGTATTTCAGGAAGTCGCATTTCTTATTAAAGAAGAGGACAAAAGAATGGTATGGAAAATGGTATGCCAAGTATGTGAAAAAACAGCTCGTAATACATCATCTATGTTAGCGGATGTAAGAGAGAATAGACAAACGGAAATTAATGCGATTGTCGGATACGTATTAGAAGAAGCGAAGGGACGACACCAATCCGTTCCGACACTTCAATTTTTGTATGATGCAATAAAAGGGATGGAATTATAA
- a CDS encoding N-acetyltransferase, with protein MGFPKVERLLINYKTLDEFKKFKGCGAQELSMLEELEANIIENDSESPFYGIYYGGSLIARMSLYMKRNGGEPFEITGPYLELYKLEVLPTFQKQGFGQILVNYAKQLKFPIKTIARIHSAGFWDKLSFQPVSVTDGDFYIWLPETNMNAVTNGESA; from the coding sequence ATGGGATTCCCAAAAGTTGAGCGCTTGCTCATCAATTATAAAACATTAGATGAATTTAAAAAGTTTAAAGGTTGCGGAGCTCAAGAGCTATCCATGTTGGAAGAATTAGAAGCAAACATTATTGAAAATGATAGCGAATCTCCATTTTACGGTATTTATTACGGAGGATCGCTAATCGCACGTATGAGTCTATACATGAAAAGGAACGGCGGAGAACCATTTGAAATTACAGGACCTTACCTAGAACTTTATAAACTTGAAGTGTTACCGACTTTTCAAAAACAAGGATTCGGACAAATACTTGTTAACTATGCGAAGCAACTGAAATTCCCAATTAAAACGATAGCACGTATCCATTCAGCTGGTTTTTGGGATAAATTAAGTTTCCAACCAGTATCAGTAACTGATGGCGATTTTTATATTTGGCTTCCAGAAACAAATATGAATGCGGTTACAAATGGAGAATCTGCATAA
- a CDS encoding RsfA family transcriptional regulator — protein MATTRQDAWTDDEDLLLAEVVLRHIREGGTQLSAFKEVGRHLSRTPAACGFRWNSYVRKQYKERIEEAKQLRKVENYEVKETKVLEPKSITLNDVIDFLRNYKDENSLMVLQQQIESLQTERERLLERLSVYEEEYRTLLDYIDQKRSVMVAERNGACSNGKLEKVKK, from the coding sequence ATGGCGACAACAAGACAAGATGCTTGGACTGATGATGAAGATTTGCTTCTGGCAGAAGTAGTACTCCGGCATATTCGTGAAGGTGGGACCCAACTGTCTGCTTTTAAAGAAGTGGGGAGACATTTGTCTCGTACACCTGCAGCTTGTGGATTTAGGTGGAATTCTTACGTTAGAAAGCAGTATAAAGAACGTATTGAAGAAGCAAAGCAACTTCGTAAGGTAGAAAATTATGAAGTGAAAGAGACAAAGGTATTAGAGCCGAAATCTATTACGTTGAATGATGTTATTGATTTCTTACGAAATTATAAAGATGAAAACTCTTTAATGGTGTTGCAACAACAAATTGAATCGTTACAAACAGAGCGAGAACGTCTTCTGGAGCGATTATCAGTATATGAGGAAGAATATAGAACATTACTTGATTATATCGATCAAAAAAGAAGTGTAATGGTAGCGGAAAGAAATGGTGCTTGCTCGAATGGGAAATTAGAGAAGGTAAAGAAATAA
- the rpmF gene encoding 50S ribosomal protein L32: MAVPFRRTSKTVKRKRRTHFKLSVPGMVECPSCGEAKLAHRVCKACGTYKGKEVISK; the protein is encoded by the coding sequence ATGGCTGTACCTTTTAGAAGAACTTCTAAAACAGTAAAAAGAAAGCGTCGTACGCATTTCAAATTATCAGTACCTGGTATGGTAGAGTGCCCAAGCTGTGGTGAAGCGAAATTAGCTCACCGTGTATGTAAAGCATGCGGTACTTACAAAGGTAAAGAAGTAATCAGCAAGTAA
- a CDS encoding YceD family protein has protein sequence MKWSIHQLNKLRNKGLTLNEMVDVSELKEVEKDIREINPVHVTGRVDFGSGKFTFHLHITGSMVLPCSRSLVDVTLPFDIKTTEVFQTSEEEFETEAEIHCLEGEVLDLLPVIKENILLEIPMQIFSDDVSGGAPMQGQDWQVISEENKEKTVDPRLAGLAKFFDK, from the coding sequence ATGAAATGGTCCATCCATCAATTGAATAAATTGAGAAATAAAGGATTGACATTGAATGAAATGGTAGATGTAAGTGAGCTAAAAGAGGTCGAGAAAGATATTCGTGAAATTAATCCCGTTCATGTAACAGGAAGAGTTGATTTTGGCTCCGGTAAGTTTACGTTTCATCTACATATAACTGGAAGCATGGTTTTACCATGTTCTCGCTCTTTAGTAGATGTGACATTACCATTTGACATTAAAACAACTGAGGTGTTCCAAACTTCAGAAGAAGAATTTGAAACAGAAGCTGAAATTCATTGTTTAGAAGGAGAAGTACTTGACTTACTGCCCGTAATCAAGGAAAATATACTTTTGGAGATTCCAATGCAAATTTTCAGTGATGATGTTTCTGGTGGAGCACCGATGCAAGGTCAAGACTGGCAAGTGATTTCGGAAGAAAACAAAGAAAAGACTGTTGATCCAAGATTAGCAGGACTTGCAAAGTTTTTTGACAAATAA
- a CDS encoding nucleotidyltransferase encodes MQQTKKLTQSDIIIAVMSGPFLQRGEPALISKWYRTKMALTNGVDLIVELPYAFATQKAETFANGAISILNALRVSEICFGSEDGQTENFYNTISVQKNEEETFNRLVKQFMNEGNSYAKATSEAFLHILPSEKNIDMSQPNNILGFQYIKAILSQNSSMQSQTIKRFASHYHDETFNDQHIASATSIRKQLFSENGSFTAIEPFIPKATASLLANYKQNYGLLHNWEQYFSFFKYKLMTMSPEDLRHIYEIEEGLEHRILSKIQDSSSFYSFMEALKTKRYTWTRLQRACTHILTNTTKEEIHKANIEQHAPYIRLLGMSQKGQTYLSKNKKKIELPILTHTKTFDHPTLDIERKANSVYFSIIQEPLRTQLLKQDVTHHPIRYNETTTTFL; translated from the coding sequence GTGCAACAAACAAAAAAGTTAACACAGTCTGATATTATTATCGCCGTTATGAGTGGTCCTTTTTTGCAGCGCGGTGAGCCAGCACTCATCTCCAAATGGTATCGTACTAAAATGGCCTTAACAAACGGCGTAGACCTTATTGTAGAGCTTCCGTATGCATTTGCAACACAAAAGGCTGAAACATTCGCAAATGGCGCAATTTCCATTTTAAACGCCCTTCGTGTTTCTGAAATTTGTTTCGGTAGTGAAGATGGGCAAACTGAAAATTTTTATAATACCATTTCTGTACAAAAAAATGAAGAAGAGACTTTTAATCGTCTTGTAAAACAATTTATGAACGAGGGAAATAGTTACGCAAAAGCAACATCTGAAGCCTTTCTACACATTTTACCATCCGAAAAAAACATCGATATGTCACAACCGAATAACATTTTAGGCTTCCAATACATAAAAGCGATTCTCTCACAAAATAGTTCTATGCAATCACAAACTATAAAAAGATTTGCCTCTCATTATCATGATGAAACGTTTAATGACCAACATATTGCAAGTGCAACGAGTATTCGTAAACAACTTTTTAGCGAGAATGGTTCATTTACAGCAATTGAGCCTTTTATCCCGAAAGCAACCGCTTCTCTTTTAGCAAATTATAAACAAAACTACGGGTTATTACATAATTGGGAACAATACTTTTCATTTTTTAAATACAAACTCATGACGATGTCTCCAGAGGACTTACGACATATATATGAAATAGAAGAAGGTTTAGAGCATCGTATTTTATCAAAAATACAGGACAGTTCATCTTTCTATTCATTCATGGAAGCATTAAAAACAAAACGTTATACATGGACTAGATTACAAAGAGCTTGTACACATATTTTAACTAATACAACAAAAGAAGAAATACATAAAGCAAATATAGAACAGCATGCACCGTATATTCGTCTACTTGGCATGTCACAAAAAGGACAAACTTACCTTTCAAAAAACAAGAAAAAAATAGAGCTTCCAATCCTTACCCATACAAAAACATTTGACCATCCTACTTTAGATATAGAGCGAAAAGCAAATTCTGTATATTTCTCCATAATACAAGAACCATTACGGACACAACTACTAAAACAAGACGTAACACACCATCCAATTCGTTACAATGAAACAACTACAACATTTCTATAA
- a CDS encoding SepM family pheromone-processing serine protease translates to MFKRFRFIYAILIGVILAMLLVYVRLPYFVTKPGMAAKLAPYVQVDGGTKESGDFMLVTVSMGPANVVNLIAAQFNKYTHVSKAEEILQKGESDEEYQFRQNYAMKDSQNAAIYNAYKRANRSVSFENKGVLVAGVAKGMPSEGKLKLGDIIIAVDGKTFEKTEQFIEYMTGKKEGDTVNIEYKRGGKQFKENLNVKTIPNGNGRVGIGVSIVTERELVVDPKVKIDSHEIGGPSAGLMFTLEIYNQLVEEDLTNGHEIAGTGTINEKGEIGPIGGIQQKVVAASDAGAEVFFAPNEKGAEKSNYKDALEAAKDIKTKMKIVPVDTLDDALMYLEKMGKKK, encoded by the coding sequence ATGTTTAAGCGTTTTCGGTTTATATATGCAATTTTAATAGGGGTTATATTGGCGATGCTACTTGTTTATGTGCGTTTGCCATACTTTGTGACAAAACCAGGTATGGCCGCGAAATTAGCGCCGTACGTGCAAGTTGATGGGGGAACTAAAGAGTCGGGTGATTTTATGCTTGTCACAGTCTCAATGGGGCCTGCAAATGTTGTGAATTTAATAGCCGCGCAATTTAATAAATATACACACGTTTCGAAGGCGGAAGAAATATTGCAAAAAGGTGAGAGTGATGAAGAATATCAATTTCGTCAAAATTATGCAATGAAAGATTCACAAAACGCCGCAATTTATAATGCATATAAACGTGCAAATCGTTCCGTATCTTTTGAAAATAAAGGGGTACTAGTTGCTGGTGTGGCAAAGGGAATGCCGTCAGAAGGGAAACTTAAGCTTGGAGATATTATCATAGCTGTCGACGGAAAAACATTCGAAAAGACGGAACAATTTATTGAGTATATGACAGGGAAAAAAGAGGGAGATACAGTAAATATTGAATACAAGAGAGGCGGAAAACAGTTTAAAGAAAATTTAAATGTAAAGACAATTCCTAATGGAAATGGCCGCGTTGGAATAGGTGTCTCTATCGTTACAGAAAGAGAGTTAGTGGTAGATCCGAAAGTGAAAATTGATTCCCATGAAATAGGGGGGCCATCAGCGGGTTTAATGTTTACCTTAGAAATTTATAATCAGCTCGTTGAAGAAGATTTAACAAACGGACATGAAATAGCTGGAACAGGTACAATCAATGAAAAAGGAGAAATTGGTCCCATTGGTGGTATTCAGCAAAAAGTAGTAGCTGCTAGTGATGCGGGAGCTGAAGTGTTCTTTGCGCCAAATGAAAAGGGTGCGGAGAAATCGAATTATAAAGACGCTCTTGAGGCTGCGAAAGATATTAAAACAAAGATGAAAATTGTACCGGTGGATACACTGGATGATGCGTTAATGTATTTGGAAAAAATGGGTAAGAAAAAATAA
- a CDS encoding patatin-like phospholipase family protein — translation MKEPKIGLALGSGGAKGFAHIGVIKVLREAGIPIHMVAGSSIGALIGTFYAASCDVERLYRLAAVFKRKYYLDLTVPKMGFIAGKRIKDMIKMFTYNKNLEELDIPTAVVATDILKGEKVVFTSGPIAEAVRASISVPGVFVPEKIDGRLLVDGGVIDRIPVSVVKDLGADIVIAVDVSPIKVNGEITSIYDVIMQSIEIMQHELVMNRQIASDLMMQPAVEQFSSRAFTHIEDIIRVGEVEAEKHISNIYLLIEQWKEKHNV, via the coding sequence ATGAAGGAACCAAAAATCGGTTTAGCACTTGGATCCGGAGGTGCAAAAGGTTTTGCTCATATAGGGGTAATAAAAGTGTTAAGGGAAGCTGGCATCCCTATTCATATGGTAGCAGGTAGTAGTATAGGAGCATTAATTGGTACATTTTATGCAGCGAGTTGTGACGTTGAAAGGCTGTATAGATTGGCCGCTGTTTTTAAAAGGAAATATTATTTGGATTTGACAGTTCCTAAAATGGGATTTATTGCTGGAAAACGTATCAAAGATATGATTAAAATGTTTACATATAATAAAAATTTAGAAGAGTTAGATATCCCGACGGCTGTTGTGGCTACTGACATTTTGAAGGGGGAAAAAGTTGTTTTTACAAGCGGTCCGATTGCGGAGGCGGTTCGAGCTAGTATATCTGTGCCAGGGGTGTTTGTTCCAGAGAAAATAGATGGCCGCTTATTAGTGGATGGAGGGGTAATTGACCGTATTCCCGTATCAGTTGTAAAAGATTTAGGGGCTGATATTGTTATTGCTGTTGATGTATCTCCAATTAAGGTGAATGGAGAGATTACATCGATTTATGATGTAATTATGCAGAGTATTGAAATCATGCAACATGAACTTGTGATGAATCGGCAAATAGCATCAGATTTAATGATGCAGCCAGCAGTAGAACAATTTAGTTCGCGTGCTTTTACACATATTGAAGACATTATTAGGGTCGGAGAAGTGGAAGCAGAAAAACATATTTCAAACATTTATTTACTAATTGAGCAGTGGAAGGAGAAACATAATGTTTAA